One segment of Paraburkholderia sp. PREW-6R DNA contains the following:
- a CDS encoding phosphonate degradation HD-domain oxygenase produces MALSLNDIHSLYERYGNLAYSGEPVTQLEHALQSGALAEEASADESLVAAAFLHDLGHLLNLQGETPTERGIDDLHQYFALPFLRPVFGDAVLEPIRLHVDAKRCLCAIDDAYFGQLSADSVRSLELQGGVFSRDEAEAFLQRPYAEDALRLRRWDDRAKEANRATPDLDHYMGVVQRVMQQHAGRSVV; encoded by the coding sequence GTGGCACTGAGCTTGAACGACATCCACTCGTTGTATGAGCGATACGGCAACCTCGCTTATAGCGGCGAGCCGGTGACGCAGTTGGAACATGCGCTGCAAAGCGGCGCGCTGGCGGAAGAGGCGAGCGCTGACGAGTCGCTGGTGGCCGCGGCGTTTCTGCATGACCTCGGACATCTGCTGAATCTGCAGGGCGAGACGCCGACGGAGCGGGGCATCGACGATCTGCATCAATACTTTGCGCTGCCTTTCTTGCGGCCGGTGTTCGGCGACGCGGTGCTTGAGCCGATCCGGCTGCACGTCGACGCCAAGCGCTGCCTCTGCGCGATCGACGACGCCTATTTCGGCCAGCTTTCCGCCGACTCAGTGCGCAGTCTGGAATTGCAGGGGGGTGTTTTCAGCCGGGACGAGGCTGAAGCGTTCCTGCAGAGACCCTATGCCGAAGACGCGCTGCGTCTGCGCAGATGGGACGATCGCGCGAAGGAAGCGAACCGTGCGACGCCGGATCTCGATCACTACATGGGTGTCGTGCAGCGGGTCATGCAGCAGCACGCGGGGCGCTCTGTCGTTTGA